The following are encoded together in the Malaya genurostris strain Urasoe2022 chromosome 3, Malgen_1.1, whole genome shotgun sequence genome:
- the LOC131439504 gene encoding uncharacterized protein LOC131439504, with protein sequence MSSVPSGESTPLATLPVATEMAPTAVPIAAPEPPLNVANSNGNVRIVEKVEMATMTDMFPIEREESESAAQSSKVTACGDVAVSCCKMPQQLEQPLVAVQCEPAATVTENSEMIIKETIKEMETLELDDAAHAEEPDTLSPLMTDNYTYLQHQELLREEGDANPQHHYHHHHHHHGHDEIHDYDLDDDEEEDDDLYMEDDDHMVPHPVVPPVNMKHSDTKDSISSIDSDVSMSYDRTNSTESQNPPEDAGVGSSDDNAKDSGCEITKKPEANSPSEEDAYEIPDDDMCEKIIEQVEFYFSNDNILKDAFLLKHVRRNKEGFVSLKLVSSFKRVRQLTKDWRVVGYAIKRKSVKIELNDLGTKIRRLESLPIYDETTPSRTVVATGLPYDKYTVEKVSELFSKCGEISLIRVLRPGGPIPADVRQFINKHPELQQNECALIEFTESASARRAQNMEEFIVLELIAPKKKTGKKANVTRFVENYKYVAGHDIERSRGGETFDRYKMRRGSGFYPKPEMQHVYQQMIPQPEQPSMQQIMPLQPQQQPQMQPSQQQQQQQPQQQPIFIPHPPQQRKYSYGNENYDYFNRRPSTFSMGSSDASRKYSSCSDGYSSCGEMSRRPSQCSSGMESMSRRTSNCSEVPSRRTSNCSDFCSCSRRVSQCSDAYRRISQCSDQSNRKFSVGSNFERRFTNSPDMGMPQRRISMESNYERKFSTGSNMYENPNMSPRKYSNGFDPLRKLSSSSEYYNGRRISTDSGYDRRISVGSECSNGGPRSRSGSAVQMQCHQHGQGETVVRTPIGPDGSKGFGSRTRRIGQIVPPA encoded by the coding sequence ATGTCTTCCGTCCCAAGTGGTGAATCAACGCCGCTGGCCACCTTGCCAGTTGCTACGGAGATGGCGCCAACGGCAGTGCCCATTGCTGCCCCGGAGCCGCCACTGAACGTGGCAAACAGCAACGGTAACGTaagaatcgttgaaaaggtggaaatGGCCACTATGACTGATATGTTTCccatagaaagagaagaaagtGAAAGTGCTGCACAGAGTAGTAAGGTAACAGCGTGTGGAGATGTGGCAGTGAGTTGCTGCAAAATGCCACAGCAGCTTGAGCAACCGCTAGTTGCAGTTCAGTGTGAACCAGCTGCTACCGTCACCGAGAACAGTGAAATGATCATCAAAGAAACGATCAAAGAAATGGAAACACTAGAACTGGATGACGCTGCCCACGCGGAAGAACCGGACACATTGTCACCCCTAATGACCGATAACTATACATATCTGCAGCACCAAGAATTGCTGAGAGAAGAAGGTGATGCCAATCCACAACATcactatcatcatcatcaccatcatcatggCCATGACGAGATCCACGACTATGATCTCGATGACGAcgaagaagaagatgatgatttGTACATGGAGGATGATGATCACATGGTACCGCATCCGGTAGTTCCACCAGTCAACATGAAACACTCGGATACGAAAGATTCCATTAGCTCCATCGATAGTGATGTTTCGATGTCATACGATAGAACCAATTCAACCGAATCGCAGAATCCTCCCGAAGACGCAGGAGTTGGTTCATCCGACGACAACGCCAAGGATTCGGGCTGTGAAATCACGAAAAAACCCGAAGCAAACAGTCCGTCCGAGGAAGATGCCTATGAAATCCCGGACGACGATATGTGCGAAAAAATCATCGAACAGGTGGAGTTTTATTTCTCCAATGACAACATTTTGAAAGATGCGTTCCTATTGAAGCACGTCAGACGCAACAAGGAAGGATTCGTCAGTTTGAAACTGGTCTCCAGTTTTAAACGTGTTCGTCAGCTAACGAAAGATTGGCGTGTGGTTGGGTACGCCATCAagcgaaaaagtgtcaaaatcgAACTGAATGATCTCGGAACGAAGATCCGCCGACTAGAATCACTGCCTATTTACGATGAAACGACTCCATCCCGGACGGTCGTTGCCACCGGTTTGCCATATGACAAGTACACCGTCGAGAAAGTATCCGAACTCTTTTCCAAGTGCGGTGAAATCTCGCTCATTCGAGTCCTACGTCCCGGTGGTCCCATCCCGGCGGATGTGCGTCAGTTTATCAACAAACACCCAGAACTGCAACAGAACGAATGTGCACTGATTGAATTCACCGAGTCTGCATCCGCCCGCCGTGCTCAGAACATGGAGGAGTTCATCGTACTGGAACTGATTGCACCGAAAAAGAAGACTGGCAAAAAGGCCAACGTAACCAGATTTGTGGAAAACTACAAGTACGTAGCCGGTCATGACATCGAGCGTAGCCGCGGTGGCGAAACCTTCGACCGGTACAAGATGCGACGTGGATCCGGTTTCTATCCCAAGCCGGAAATGCAGCATGTCTATCAGCAAATGATTCCACAGCCCGAGCAGCCGAGCATGCAGCAAATTATGCCACTGCAGCCTCAACAACAGCCACAAATGCAGCCttcccagcagcagcagcagcagcagccgcagCAACAGCCAATATTTATACCGCACCCGCCACAACAGAGAAAGTACTCGTACGGAAACGAGAACTACGACTACTTCAATCGTCGTCCGAGCACATTCTCGATGGGCAGTAGTGACGCTTCCCGAAAATACTCAAGCTGCTCCGATGGCTACTCCAGCTGTGGGGAAATGTCTCGACGGCCGTCGCAATGTTCTTCGGGCATGGAGAGCATGTCCCGACGAACGTCCAACTGCTCCGAAGTGCCATCACGAAGAACGTCCAACTGTTCGGATTTCTGCTCATGCTCGCGACGAGTTTCCCAGTGTTCGGATGCGTACCGTCGAATCTCTCAATGTTCCGACCAAAGTAATCGAAAATTCTCGGTTGGCTCCAACTTCGAGCGTCGGTTCACCAACTCACCGGATATGGGTATGCCTCAGCGGCGCATTTCCATGGAATCAAACTACGAGAGGAAATTTTCCACCGGTTCGAATATGTACGAAAATCCGAACATGTCTCCACGAAAGTACTCCAATGGTTTCGATCCGCTGCGAAAGCTGTCCAGCAGCTCCGAGTACTACAACGGACGGCGTATCTCCACCGACTCGGGCTACGATCGACGCATTTCTGTTGGCTCGGAGTGTTCCAACGGTGGTCCGCGATCTCGCTCGGGCAGTGCCGTACAGATGCAGTGCCACCAGCACGGACAAGGTGAAACCGTTGTTCGTACCCCGATTGGACCGGACGGTAGCAAGGGCTTCGGATCGAGAACACGACGCATCGGTCAAATTGTGCCACCAGCCTAG